The DNA region AAAAACACACCAGGTCCAAcattccttcatttttttatcatatagtCGAAGTTCAATGTTAGTCGAACATAATTTTGAGCGTaagttaaacaaaaaaaaattatcagttCGTGAAtgttatatagtatatatgtatatatcagtcaaaaataaataaaaagtgcaTATTTGGACTGTCTGTACGTGGTATCCACGTGGTTACAAGCACGGATACTAAAGAATCTGATTTTTTTCACACGCATGCTCCTGCTCTCCGGAAAGGGCAACAGCGGCGTGTACTAACCATACAGAAATCTCACAATAAAACTAACGCGATTATCCCAGCTGTAAGCCATCCTTCTTTACGATGTTCGCAAAGCGATACGTGCGCACTCCTTGCACACACTCGCTCTCTTCGCTTTTATAAAGTTCCTATTTTCttgcgtttctttctttctctctctctctctctctctctctctctctctctttttcttttttttccttctctttctccctttttttagttttgttttaactcttcctctttctctctttttttttttctatttaaaagaatAGTCAAACGATAAATCCTCTCGATAAcagtttctctcttctctctcacgGGACCACTTGTCTCTTcggagacaaaaagagagggaatagagaaggaaaacaGAAATTTCAAACGGAGAAAGTCGCTCGAGAGGATGGTGCTTTGCACTGAACTCGAGTCGACTGTCTGGACTGTTAAATCTAAGTTTAGATTTCTCTTCCGAGGGAAGAACGTTATTactggcggtggtggtggtagtagtggaCGTCCTGGTGTTACACTTGCTAAAAGATGGAGAGGGAAATGATAGAAAAGTTAACCAGATGGTAACGATCAGTGTCACAGATATCACAGAAATTACACTtcattttaactttatttctatcgtaaTGTTCGactattaattcgattaaattgcAATAAATGTCATCTATTAGTTCTCCCGAATTCGTATACgtctcatttattatttggCAATTTCAACATTGTCGCGAAGCAATCTAGGCCCGAAGAATCTAAATATCACACATTGCTCTTTCGTGATTGTTTCTAATTTCAAAGGAGGTCGCGTTTGAAACAACAGCGAGTTAACTCCGCCGAATATCCAGAttcgtttttatataacatataaaatgtattttttttttaacatactaTCAACAATTTTCCACATTTTCCATgctaaattataaattcttccTCGTTGTTCTTTGTCGATTAGCTCtacattttgtttattttcacttTGCAAATGTAATCAATTCGATGTAGTTTCATTATTACTAAAGATCACTAATTTTATCTCTTGCAAGCTTAATATCCATGTACCCGTTGTCTATATCCGAAAACGATAAACAAAGGAGTCAGGAACAGGTGTAGGCGATGATGAAAacatttattgtaaaataccAATTTTCCGCGATTGCATCATCTCTAGTTGGCTCGTTGAATAGATACAGATTTCCGGTgtcgaaatagaaatagaaaataggaaaTTTTAAGCTCTCACAATATTTATCAATGCGTTTTACGTCTACCCAacgtaattaaagaaatatcgcACGTCAATATCATTAATCAAAATGCATTTTCATATCTTCATTTCTATGTCCTATATATTCAATCTTCAAATTCGATATCGTattgatcgatttaataatttttaaataaatatagaaataagaaaaaaaaagaaaaaagaaatactccTTAGTAAATGGCCAATCGAATAATCGTCATATAAAGCATCACTAAAGTGAGAGGTGTTAGTTTGAAAGTACGAGCTCTCGTAGGAAGATCGTTGCACGCCGAATGATCGGCATGAGATCGAGGTTTCATTCGTTGATCATTGCTCTGCTTGGCTTTTCCGGTGAGTTAAATAATTTTGGATTCGTGTCACGTCATTAAccgatttaaaaagaatttttatcgatttaattaataatttttattttccgatCATACTTTCCTATGATACTTAACcgatttatcttattaaataaacgatttcTCGTATCGTAGTTTTAGTATATCACTATAATTAGCATatacaaaatgaattatatcatTTCGAAAGTAATTTCCGGATAAATTTAAcacaaaataaaatcgatcgatcaataaaataaaactaattagAACAAAAGTCGCTTTGAAATACACTTGACGATCTAAAGAAGGTATGGTGCGTTCTTTGCCGCGGGCAAAAATCCATTGACACGTTAACCCACTATCGTGATCAGTCCAATAAACAGAGATCACTTGTGAatcttttaaatgaattttcgatACTAATTACGGAGAAacttatttatgtttttaccATTCAGTAAAAACCGTtacatttcattgaatttctctgtaatatatttcatttttcagtCATCGCGGTAAAGGCGAcggaaaagatagaaaatgcgCCTTgcatcgataacgataaattttatcgaaatccAAATAGACCTGCGTATAATGTTTGGTCATCTTCCGAATGtgctaaatattttttgtgtttaggtaatttgataaatagtttcttattgttatgttctaatgtttttttaatatacaaatctattattaacttttgttttaatttatttacagaCAATGAAGTATTCGAATTTAAATGCTCGCAGGGATTACTTTTTGATGTGACTCGACAAATATGCGACTACAAGATGAACGTCGATAATTGCGATGTAACTTTaggtatttttcttattaaatttttatgtgtttgtttcttatttatgtTGTAATTTAGTTAAAACAGAAGTATttagttaatatatattttttataacacatTTCCTATTTAAccgaatattttatcatttatcattataaattagcCAGTTATCGTGTTATAAAagagtaaattattttattgttcatCAGTGTAATCAATTCAttctgatttttatttaaaatgatatttttcgattttaatgttaaaattatttcgaatatatttattgaaatttggAATGTATTTTATAGAGCCACAATCGCCAAAACCTTTACTCGAGAATAGTAAAtgcgatgaaaaaaatttagctTGCGGAGATGGTACATGTCTTCCAGCTTTATATTTTTGTGATGGAAGTATCGATTGTCCTGATGGATCAGACGAAAGTTGGTGTGGTGAGTAAAAGTAatgatcataaataaatttacgtttataatatgattttatcatttaaattatattaatcatagaCATGCGAAATGATCCAAGAGCTGCATCTACGtgtgatgaaaaaaaatgtcaattaCCAGATTGTTTTTGTTCGAAAGATGGTACACGCGTACCAGGAAATTTATCAACTACAGCTATTCCGCAAATGATAACCATTACTTTCAGTGATGCTATCAATGCGGAaaattttgatctttttaCAAGTAAGTTTGATTACATTCtttgtatgaaatatatattaacgttaacaaattatttataatttattattttagagaTATTTTCAAGTGATAAGAAAAATCCAAATGGTTGTTCTATTCGTGGAACTTTTTATGTCAGCCATCAATTTACTAATTATAGAGATGTTCAATATTTGTGGAATAAAGGTCACGAAATTGCAGTTCATTCaattacgtaaatattttgttttttaaaaataatgtttgttAGACTCTGtcacaaaattttatattttatagtcaTCGTGGACCAGAAGAATGGTGGTCGCGAAATGCAACTGTTGAAGATTGGTTTGACGAAATGGTTGGTAttgcaaatattattaacaaatatgcTGCTGTAAGGATAGAGGATATTAAAGGTTTgtcttatgttttatatagaGTACAAGTGAAAGTAAAATTCCAATTCACATATTTGGAATTCATTTCAGGATTAAGAGCACCTTTTTTGCAAGTGGGATGGAACCGTCAATTTTTAATGATGTTGGAATTCGGATTTGTGTATGATTCATCCATAGTAGTACCATTTTTAAATACACCAATATGGCCTTATACTCTTGATTATAAGATACCATATGCATGTGCAGGATCAGATCAGCTCTGTCCTACACGTGTTTATCCTGGTGTATGGGAACTTCCGTTAAACCAATTTGTAGCAGGTGTAAGTAATCATtgtaaattaagaaattttaaagaatcattgattaaataataaatatacacattaCATTAGGAATACACTTGTGCAGCAATGGATTCTTGTCCATCTAATTTATCAGGTGAAGATGTTTATGAAATGTTAAtgttaaatttcaaaagaCATTACCTTAGCAATCGTGCGCCTATGGGTCTTCATTTCCATACATCATGGTTTCAAACTTCAACATATTTTTATGCTTTTAATGTAAGATATTCTTCAAGTTCTATTGTATGCCTTCATAAATtctatatgttaaatatatgtttattgatgttgttatatgtatatttagaaatttttggaAGATGTACTTCGACTACCTGACGTCTATTTTGTAACAAGTCAACAAGTTATAAAATGGATGCGTTCTCCAACATCCATAGATCAACTTCACAAATTTGAATCATGGCAATGCAATGAAcgtcaatttgaaaaatttgaaattgcaTGCGATGTACCTACAACTTGTTCACTTCCTAGTAAAATATTGAAGTCTTACAGAGATTTATACACTTGTTTTGAATGCCCAAAAGAATATCCATGGTTAAGAAATGAATTTGGACAAGATTAAACGTagaatgtataatacatatatcatcAGACATATTTTGGGAAGTTGCTGTTTAATATAGTTgtactatatttaatataactataagactgttatttatttaaaaggaaaactataaaagatatattttaataaaaagattgctttttatattttttacgtaaaataGTTTTGTacataatgaaaaacaaaaaatatttcttttcttaccaaatctatattaaatgttattgttgttgaataataaaacatccttctgttttagaaaattatataaattgatttatatatatatatatatatatatatatatatatatatacacacacatacacacaacacatacatgtgcgtgtgtgtgtgtgtgtgtgtgtatatatatattgactaATATTTAACCTTCCTGTTGTATAAATGGATTTTGTATAGATTCCATGCCATCAACTGGACAAATAAGAACCACTGAAGTTCCTCTACAGACTGTTAAACCCAACATACGTGTATCTTGATTTAATTTGTAAGGATCATCAGGATCTattcaatgaattaaaaaaaatttgttattttttaactaGTCATATGgattacttatattataaagaaatatttaatacttttaatatgaTACTCACCCCTGAGATATTCAGTAGTATTGTCAAGTACTAAGTTCAAGAGAGGATCATAACCTTTCAAAATACCTGCTGCCTCCCTCCCTCCGGCAAATTTGACtcggatatttttttcaagatatttagataaatcaagaatactttctttccttttcttctccttatgATCTCCATGCGCGTTTTGTTGCTGCAAAAACGTATTTTGAAAATACCGGAAAATACAaggttatattataataattttacctGTTTAATCGTCTGAAAGAAGATAGTGAagatatattatgaattaagATATTTGCATTATCTTCAaaggatttaaaaagaattatattcttataaactTACCGACATTTTCAGGATAAATTAAAGTAAACGAAAGAGCGTaggaattatttctttaccgCCTAGAATTCAGCGAAGCAACAACATGTTACAAGCCTTCTCATTCGTCCCCACATTGCAGATTGgagaattgaaataaaagtgaTTGTTAgtcgtattaaaattttgaacaataataaaatacatttttgtaAAGTAACGTACAatacaaatgatttttaatatttttattattttaaaagtctctaaataaatattgtcagTGTTTTTgagaaataaacttttttacaatcgacagaaatattttaataattgtactgaattataattcatcgtttggaaaatatataataatgcattattcaaaaatataagtatttaattcttacctcaatatcaatatttaaataaaatatttcatttttatatataagaacatTTAAGAGAGAtcatttaatgtatttttaaaaaatggtTGCTTTTGTAAACACATGTATCAATATACTATCCATGTGAATTTGTGTATCTGCGTTTTtgcatatgaatatatatatatatatatatatatatatatatatatatatatatatccatttactTACGCAGAATTAAATGCTTGAAAAATATCAGGTTCATTGTAGTAAAACAATTTCGTAAAAGCttgtatttattcatatttgacattataaaaaaatacatgttAATACATGATGTGTATATGAATGATGCAATATAGTAAAAGTGTTTGTTGGGATAATTTTGAGTACTTTATAATTGCTTTTTAACGAATGTTCATtacaatttatgataatattttcaatttgcaAATGGCACAATATGGAAACActtctattcttttgtttgtaTCAATCACTTTTTGCATACATTtgacattatttaaataaaagtgtACAATCTGTACATTATGATCTTGTGCTTGCTAGTAGTCACTGATAATATAATGAGTTTTCTCACTACTACTGACGGAATTAATATTGTACGTTAACTTTTGAATGATACTTATCATTGCTTTTTTCTCACTTGCaccttattattatattgtccTGAACTTTTTTCTGGCTGGCTGCATGGATGGATATTGTATTGCTACAATTAAAATGTACAAGCATTGCCAAGAATTTAGCTTGAAAATAAAGTAGCTTATATCTtaatttccttgttttttataaaataagtttCGATGTATTGTTTGTATATTggcaaaaaaatttatgtagtAAATATTGACTATTCAAAATCTACCATTATAACATACATTAGACTGCGTAGTTTTGAATTGTATAACTTGCTATATGAAGAGCATttgtcgaaaagaaaaaagaattttatatatctgtcATACAGCAATGATAACATTGCATCACTATCATTTGCTTTGGTATGATTTAGATAATATCTTGTTAATGAAGCTAGTAGATAAATGTTACGAGTACTAAAATAATTTCCTGCATAACATTATATAACAACATTTTTTCCAAccacattaaaaaatatgtaattaaatgttttgGGCATGGATGATTGAACATTAATTATGAGCATTTTATgttgttttttaaattaatcaaaaatatcgTCATGTAGCTTGACggctttcttcttgttctgaAAGTAGTGGAATACCAGTTAAATGTtcaccattattattttccgtTTCATCCTGCTCCGATAGCAAAGGAACTATTTGttgattgttattatctgTTTCTGATGGCCGTCTGCTTTGTCCTGGTAAAAAGGACATAGGTATTGTACCGGATGGAGTCGTAGGCGCTGATCGTGATAGCCACcgcttcgttttatttcttgaatTTGGCAGTCCTAGTGGCATATACATTTTTCCACGCATTCTTCTTGTTCTATATGATCCAACATCGTTTGGACTTAAAGGCCGTTGCTGTATAGTACCATTTACATTTGAATGCAGAAGTTGAGGATGGTTTTGAGAAGGCAAAAGTGTGGTATGTCCATTAGGTAATTGTGGAAGCTGTTGAATTTTGTCTAGCAACTCGCGTAGCtacaatattacaaatagatttaaataatgatgttattaaagtaattatcgaataatataaattttaaagaaatagcAAAAACTACTTTATAAGAATATGAAACTGTAATTACCTCTATTGTAGGACTAGTAGCCCTTGGCGGCGAACATGGTGATTGAGCTGCTAAACTCGATATGTCTGATGTTGTTCTATGATTAGCCAATGAAACAACTGATACAACAtctccattttcttctctttcacatTCAACTGCTGATAATTCATCAACACTGTTGTTACAAGAGTACGGTGGTGGAATTATAGTGTTTGCTTCGTTTACAACATTGCACATAAAACTTGAACTCAAAGAATCCAATGTGCTTGCATGAGATAAAGATCTAAAATACCGCATTACAAATCCTGATGTTCCctttccattattttcatcatatCCAATTACTAATGGATACAAATCTGGTTTTGCAGTAACCTGtgcaatgatataaaaatattagtaaacCTAACAATATTGGAGCAATAGTtccatttaaaagaaaaaataacatactTCATTATAAGGAGGTGGTAATGCTTGCACAAAAGAACTGCAACGACTATATTGTGGTGGTGGATACCAAGGAGCTGTAGATGCTCTGTCAGAAGAACCACAGTCTTCTATAATGGTAGAGCGACGTCGTTTCCATAGCCAGCAGCCAAAAATTGCTGCTAAGGCTAAACCTGAAAGTACTGCTGCCctgaaaataacataaaaataaaatattgaaaattaaatttttcttaattgttttttagaaataaaaaagaatttattttacataccaTAAATACCAGTAGGTCCAAATCAGAAAATTAATCATCCCTGACAAATGAGAGTGCACTTGCGGAAATACTCCGTAACAACAGCCGAAAGAACAGCAGTATTTTGGAGGAGAGCAACTAAAAGATGATATATCACTTactataaatttgttttgcatatttcaataaattatataaacgatatttcatATTACAACTTACACATGCCCCCCATCGCATAGTTTAGAAGAAGccttgaaagataaaataaaaattattgatttttgctatatatatacagaatttcttttatttaaatataaagatatgttTATATCATACATTATAATCTAATCATCTAACACAATgtattaaatcaatataaaacaTTCTCAGCATTGAATTTGATCGTTATTTCGTCTCTGTTGCGATGaagttttttaataaacaatctCGAAAGTTCGCCCCTAACTCTTTTGATATTCCGTCGTATGAATCAAGCCAAAACAATGAACAGACAATCGAGGAAGTATCGTTCTCTTGAACGTAATAAAGAGAACTTACGTATGAATGAAAAGTACATCGAGTAAGAGTTCATTGTCTAGCAGAACTGTGCGTGAAACCGACGTATTGATCGACGTCAAGTCGAAGGGAATACGATACGAGAGGAGACTCGTGTGTGAGGATATGCACTAAGTTCCTACAAATCTATAGCATGTAACAGCGTTATATGTTTTGGCTGCATCATTATGGAACACTGCGCTGTTCTTACTTGATCAACGAACAGTAGTGTCAGGAGTATGGTCGGCACAAGTACATCAAACACGCGGCCTGCAGCTTGCACCATAATTCTAACACAGACTGCACGCCGTCGCGCTTCGATGTatgcgtttatatatatatatatatatatatatatatatatatatatatacatcactattctttatgttatatatgtaacgCATAATTgcagaattaaatatattccaataatattatacgcgCACGGTGTTTCAGCAAGCActatttctttgaattttaaatttctttaaataacatatatcgataatgcttgttcattaatttataaaattctctcATTTGAAAACAAACAATTGTtccttaaaatataataatatatttatttcagagAAGAGAATACCTTATGAGTAAATATCAGTATGAACAAtgttaatataacaatttattctCAGAAAAATCTCTTTAAAGTAttcaaaagtaaagaaaaaaaaaagaaaagaaacgacgcgaattcttttaaaattagcTCGTTGCGAGAAATGCAATGATTGGTGAGATGgtta from Vespa velutina chromosome 3, iVesVel2.1, whole genome shotgun sequence includes:
- the LOC124947427 gene encoding chitin deacetylase 1 isoform X3 — protein: MNVDNCDVTLEPQSPKPLLENSKCDEKNLACGDGTCLPALYFCDGSIDCPDGSDESWCDMRNDPRAASTCDEKKCQLPDCFCSKDGTRVPGNLSTTAIPQMITITFSDAINAENFDLFTKIFSSDKKNPNGCSIRGTFYVSHQFTNYRDVQYLWNKGHEIAVHSITHRGPEEWWSRNATVEDWFDEMVGIANIINKYAAVRIEDIKGLRAPFLQVGWNRQFLMMLEFGFVYDSSIVVPFLNTPIWPYTLDYKIPYACAGSDQLCPTRVYPGVWELPLNQFVAGEYTCAAMDSCPSNLSGEDVYEMLMLNFKRHYLSNRAPMGLHFHTSWFQTSTYFYAFNKFLEDVLRLPDVYFVTSQQVIKWMRSPTSIDQLHKFESWQCNERQFEKFEIACDVPTTCSLPSKILKSYRDLYTCFECPKEYPWLRNEFGQD
- the LOC124947839 gene encoding uncharacterized protein LOC124947839 isoform X3; this encodes MINFLIWTYWYLWAAVLSGLALAAIFGCWLWKRRRSTIIEDCGSSDRASTAPWYPPPQYSRCSSFVQALPPPYNEVTAKPDLYPLVIGYDENNGKGTSGFVMRYFRSLSHASTLDSLSSSFMCNVVNEANTIIPPPYSCNNSVDELSAVECEREENGDVVSVVSLANHRTTSDISSLAAQSPCSPPRATSPTIELRELLDKIQQLPQLPNGHTTLLPSQNHPQLLHSNVNGTIQQRPLSPNDVGSYRTRRMRGKMYMPLGLPNSRNKTKRWLSRSAPTTPSGTIPMSFLPGQSRRPSETDNNNQQIVPLLSEQDETENNNGEHLTGIPLLSEQEESRQAT
- the LOC124947427 gene encoding chitin deacetylase 1 isoform X2, with product MIGMRSRFHSLIIALLGFSDNEVFEFKCSQGLLFDVTRQICDYKMNVDNCDVTLEPQSPKPLLENSKCDEKNLACGDGTCLPALYFCDGSIDCPDGSDESWCDMRNDPRAASTCDEKKCQLPDCFCSKDGTRVPGNLSTTAIPQMITITFSDAINAENFDLFTKIFSSDKKNPNGCSIRGTFYVSHQFTNYRDVQYLWNKGHEIAVHSITHRGPEEWWSRNATVEDWFDEMVGIANIINKYAAVRIEDIKGLRAPFLQVGWNRQFLMMLEFGFVYDSSIVVPFLNTPIWPYTLDYKIPYACAGSDQLCPTRVYPGVWELPLNQFVAGEYTCAAMDSCPSNLSGEDVYEMLMLNFKRHYLSNRAPMGLHFHTSWFQTSTYFYAFNKFLEDVLRLPDVYFVTSQQVIKWMRSPTSIDQLHKFESWQCNERQFEKFEIACDVPTTCSLPSKILKSYRDLYTCFECPKEYPWLRNEFGQD
- the LOC124947839 gene encoding uncharacterized protein LOC124947839 isoform X1, with the protein product MVQAAGRVFDVLVPTILLTLLFVDQASSKLCDGGHVCSPPKYCCSFGCCYGVFPQVHSHLSGMINFLIWTYWYLWAAVLSGLALAAIFGCWLWKRRRSTIIEDCGSSDRASTAPWYPPPQYSRCSSFVQALPPPYNEVTAKPDLYPLVIGYDENNGKGTSGFVMRYFRSLSHASTLDSLSSSFMCNVVNEANTIIPPPYSCNNSVDELSAVECEREENGDVVSVVSLANHRTTSDISSLAAQSPCSPPRATSPTIELRELLDKIQQLPQLPNGHTTLLPSQNHPQLLHSNVNGTIQQRPLSPNDVGSYRTRRMRGKMYMPLGLPNSRNKTKRWLSRSAPTTPSGTIPMSFLPGQSRRPSETDNNNQQIVPLLSEQDETENNNGEHLTGIPLLSEQEESRQAT
- the LOC124947841 gene encoding U6 snRNA-associated Sm-like protein LSm7 isoform X1; translation: MSTIKQQQNAHGDHKEKKRKESILDLSKYLEKNIRVKFAGGREAAGILKGYDPLLNLVLDNTTEYLRDPDDPYKLNQDTRMLGLTVCRGTSVVLICPVDGMESIQNPFIQQEG
- the LOC124947427 gene encoding chitin deacetylase 1 isoform X1, which translates into the protein MIGMRSRFHSLIIALLGFSVIAVKATEKIENAPCIDNDKFYRNPNRPAYNVWSSSECAKYFLCLDNEVFEFKCSQGLLFDVTRQICDYKMNVDNCDVTLEPQSPKPLLENSKCDEKNLACGDGTCLPALYFCDGSIDCPDGSDESWCDMRNDPRAASTCDEKKCQLPDCFCSKDGTRVPGNLSTTAIPQMITITFSDAINAENFDLFTKIFSSDKKNPNGCSIRGTFYVSHQFTNYRDVQYLWNKGHEIAVHSITHRGPEEWWSRNATVEDWFDEMVGIANIINKYAAVRIEDIKGLRAPFLQVGWNRQFLMMLEFGFVYDSSIVVPFLNTPIWPYTLDYKIPYACAGSDQLCPTRVYPGVWELPLNQFVAGEYTCAAMDSCPSNLSGEDVYEMLMLNFKRHYLSNRAPMGLHFHTSWFQTSTYFYAFNKFLEDVLRLPDVYFVTSQQVIKWMRSPTSIDQLHKFESWQCNERQFEKFEIACDVPTTCSLPSKILKSYRDLYTCFECPKEYPWLRNEFGQD
- the LOC124947841 gene encoding U6 snRNA-associated Sm-like protein LSm7 isoform X2 — encoded protein: MSQQNAHGDHKEKKRKESILDLSKYLEKNIRVKFAGGREAAGILKGYDPLLNLVLDNTTEYLRDPDDPYKLNQDTRMLGLTVCRGTSVVLICPVDGMESIQNPFIQQEG
- the LOC124947839 gene encoding uncharacterized protein LOC124947839 isoform X2, which codes for MVQAAGRVFDVLVPTILLTLLFVDQASSKLCDGGHVCSPPKYCCSFGCCYGVFPQVHSHLSGMINFLIWTYWYLWAAVLSGLALAAIFGCWLWKRRRSTIIEDCGSSDRASTAPWYPPPQYSRCSSFVQALPPPYNEVTAKPDLYPLVIGYDENNGKGTSGFVMRYFRSLSHASTLDSLSSSFMCNVVNEANTIIPPPYSCNNSVDELSAVECEREENGDVVSVVSLANHRTTSDISSLAAQSPCSPPRATSPTIELRELLDKIQQLPQLPNGHTTLLPSQNHPQLLHSNVNGTIQQRPLSPNDVGSYRTRRMRGKMYMPLGLPNSRNKTKRWLSRSAPTTPSGTIPMSFLPGQSRRPSETDNNNQQIVPLLSEQDETENNNAIQYPSMQPARKKFRTI